The window CTCGATCGAGGCGATCGGCGGCAAACACCACCACGGCTGTACGCACTCGCCGGGGAAAACCGAACGCGAGCACGACGAATCCCTCCGGGAGGAGGGCGTCGACCGGATCTACAACGTCTACCTCCCCCAGGAGCACTTCGCGGAGTTCGAGGGCCACCTCCGCGAGGAAGTCTTCCCGGTGCTCGAGGACGAGTGCGAATCCGAGGGTTCGGTCTCGATCGAACGATTGACCCGGGAGCTCGGCCGCGCGAACGCCGAAGTGAACGACCGCGACGATATCGCGGAGGATCCCGGCCTCGCCGCGGCGGCCTACGAGGCGGACGTACCGATCTACTGCCCTGCCGTCCAGGACTCCGTACTTGGCCTGCAGGCGTGGATGTACTCCCAGACGACCGCCTTCTCGCTCGATGCGCTGGGTGACATGACCGCGCTCACGGATCTGGCCTTCGAGGCCGAGGAGGCCGGCGCGTTCGTCGTCGGTGGCGGGGTTCCCAAGAACTTCACCCTTCAGACGATGCTCGTCACGCCCCGGGCCTACGACTACGCCGTCCAGTTGACGATGGATCCGCCCCAAACCGGCGGCCTCTCGGGGGCGACCCTCGACGAAGCCCGCTCGTGGGGGAAACTCGAGCCCGACGCCCGGAACGTTTCCGTTTACGCGGACGCGACAATTACGTTGCCGCTGGTCGTGGCGGCGGCGCGGGATCGCGTCGAGTGAGCGTGATCACGGACTGACTCGCGTACAACTACGCTGTCTTCTCCGACCGCTCGCTACTCTCGATTCGTCGGCTTGTACTCGAATTCCTCGAGGTCGGTAAATCCCGACAGTGTTCGGTCACCATCCGAACCAGGAGCCGCGCCGGCGTAGACGCCCAGTTTGCCGATGTCGGGGTGCACCGTGAGGTCGGGCTCGGTCATCGTCGACATCGCCAGATAGCGCAGGGGCTTGTCGCCGTCGTTGACCACGCAGTGGGCTCCCGTCGCGTCTGCGGGACAGGGTACGTAGTCGCCGGCCTCGAGAGTGTACGTCTCGCCACCGAGCCGAAGCGTGCCGGTTCCCGAGAGGACGTAGAGGGCCTCCTCGTTCGCGGCGTGGTAATGGTACGACCAGGGCTGACAGCCTGACGGGAGTT of the Natronosalvus vescus genome contains:
- a CDS encoding cupin domain-containing protein, with product MEPVNEADLEEVTHDGVEGTFTQKRLSAATGGGRLGCSLYELPSGCQPWSYHYHAANEEALYVLSGTGTLRLGGETYTLEAGDYVPCPADATGAHCVVNDGDKPLRYLAMSTMTEPDLTVHPDIGKLGVYAGAAPGSDGDRTLSGFTDLEEFEYKPTNRE
- a CDS encoding deoxyhypusine synthase, translating into MTHDEHQGGGHDEHDEHGGHDEHDEQAHEPPRETFSHDPVGHAEVRSGMSVDELATQYGRAGVGAANLHEAIDVTSAMFDEDVTVFFGLAGAMVPTGMRKVVSDLIRDGYVDALVTTGANLTHDSIEAIGGKHHHGCTHSPGKTEREHDESLREEGVDRIYNVYLPQEHFAEFEGHLREEVFPVLEDECESEGSVSIERLTRELGRANAEVNDRDDIAEDPGLAAAAYEADVPIYCPAVQDSVLGLQAWMYSQTTAFSLDALGDMTALTDLAFEAEEAGAFVVGGGVPKNFTLQTMLVTPRAYDYAVQLTMDPPQTGGLSGATLDEARSWGKLEPDARNVSVYADATITLPLVVAAARDRVE